DNA from Deltaproteobacteria bacterium:
CGCTGGCACGACTGGGAGCGCTACTCCGCGCGGCAGGATACGAAGCTGAAGATGGGGGGCGTAGTCGGCGAGGCGGTGTACGAAGGCGAGTTGGAGCCGTTCGCGCCTGTGCTGGCGCTCGGCGAAGTGCTGCACGTGGGCAAGGGGACGGGGATGGGACTTGGACGATTCAGCCTCGGCAGCCCTTCCTCCCTCGCCCGCACCACCGCGGGAGAGGGTCGGGGTGAGGGTACCGCGCGAGGACTGGAGTAGATTGGTCTGGCTGCTGAATTTCAAAGAATCGCGCGACTGCGGGCTCGCCGCGACCGATTTGAGCTGTCACAGCACGCGCAACGCGAGGCGGCTGCGGAGTAGATTGGCGTTGATGACATCAAGATCGTTCTCGAATCGGGCCTTGAACTGGAGCCGTATCCGAATGATCCGCGTGGTCCCAGCTGCCTCTTCGTCGGTTGCGACCAGGGGGGGGCGATGGCTCCACGTGCTGTGCGGGAACTTCGACCGCACGACGCTGCTGATCATCACGGTCTATGAACCACAGCCGCCGAAGTGGCAAGATGCATGGACGAGGAGCGTGAAGCGATGAATTCCGCGAAGCGTAAGGCGACGGTAGGCAAAGCGAGGGCCACGGAGAGCTGTTACTTCTGCAGACGAGGCGTCCTGGAGCGACGGCGTGTCACGGTTGACTTCCGTTGGGGTGATGAGCTGACGGTAATCGAGAACGTCCCGGCCACGGTTTGCAACGAATGTGGCGAGCAGTACTACGCGGCGAACGTAGTCCGGCAGATGGAGCGGTTCGCCAAAGCGAGGCGTTGCGAACGTGAGCTACGGGTACCGGTCGCAACGATGCGATAGAAACGACAGATAGGGACAGAGACAGGGACGGGAATGGCGAGCACGAGCGCGAACACGAGTCCGCCTCTGGCTCCCTCGCCCGCAACCCTGCGGGAGAGGGTCGGGGTGAGGGTTCCGAGTGGTGAGGTGCATGGACGAGGAGCGTGAAACGATGAACCTTGCGGATCCGAGAATCCTCTCACCGCAGAGGGCGCGGAGGAACGCAGAGATGACGCGGTCCGAGACCGCAAAGCGGGAAGCGGCGTCAGCCCGTTCGCTCTTGGCGCCATGCTTTGAACTGCGAACCGCGACGGCTTTCGGCAGCGTCGACCTGCTCCGAATCACGAGCACGAGCCACGAACACGAGCACGAGCACGAAGATCGGGTTGGGGCGGTATGCGATGGATGCGGGACAGGGATGGTTGCTCCCACCTTTGGCCTTTCAACTTTCCACCTTCCTGGCTGCCCCCGTGAAGTGCTGCACGTGGGCAAGGGGACGGGGATGGGGTTGGGGCGGTTGCGCGCAGGATGCTAGAAAGCCGACTGGAGAGAAGAGTGCGATGGATCGATCTGCCGACTTTCTCGCTGACAGCGACGATTTTCTGGGGGCGGCCGGCGAGCTCTTGCAGCACAGTCGGTGGTCGAAGGCCTGCTTCTGTGCCCAGCAAGCGGCTGAACTGGCGGTCAAGGCGGCGCTGAATCGTTTGGGTATGGATCGGCGCGGGCACGATGTCGTCTCGCTCATGGTCGAGCTACAACAGCAGGTGGCGGCTGTGGGTGTGCTGCTCGACAAGGCCAAGATCCTTGATCAGTACTACATTCCGACCCGCTACGGGGACGTGTTCGGCGGCGGCTCGGCGACCAGTCACTACACACAGGCGCAGGCCGAGCAGGCCATCGCCTTCGCTCGCGACATTTACGAGGAGATGAAGGGCATTGTTCAAGCGGGGCCTCAAGAAGCGGAGTGACGACGCGGTCGCGCGCTTCGTGGCACAGCTCGGCGACGAGGTGCGCCTGCGGTGTGTGTTGGTGTTCGGCTCGTACGCCCGCGGGAATTTCACCGAGGGGAGTGACATCGACGTGTGCGTGGTAGCAGACGGGCTGCCGGCCGACATCTTCGCGCGCCGACACCTGCGAGGGCGCACGGTGATTGCGGGCATGTCGGCCATGGGCTTCACGCCGGCGGAGTTCCTGGAGCTGCTGCAAGCGGGGAACTTCTTGCTCTTGGACATCATGGCCGACGGCGTGGTGGTGTTCGACGACGGGTTCTACCAGCAAGCCCGCGAGGAGTACGCGGTCGTCGTCCAGCGCCGCGGGCTGGTGCGCGAAGAGAAGGGGTGGCGGTTTCGCGTAGAGCAGCCGGCCGGTGCGAAGTGACTCAAATGACGAGCACGACTCATGATCTCCTCGCCCGCAGCACCGCGGGAGAGGGTGGGGGTGAGGGTACTGAATGACCTCCGCTTCCGATTCATCTGAACCGTGTCAGCGACGGTTCGGCCGACTGATTGATCGGCTGGTTTCCCGAGCCGTTGTACCGTTCATTGGTGCGGGCATCAGCAACGACGCGGTCCT
Protein-coding regions in this window:
- a CDS encoding type II toxin-antitoxin system MqsA family antitoxin, whose amino-acid sequence is MNSAKRKATVGKARATESCYFCRRGVLERRRVTVDFRWGDELTVIENVPATVCNECGEQYYAANVVRQMERFAKARRCERELRVPVATMR
- a CDS encoding HEPN domain-containing protein, whose translation is MDRSADFLADSDDFLGAAGELLQHSRWSKACFCAQQAAELAVKAALNRLGMDRRGHDVVSLMVELQQQVAAVGVLLDKAKILDQYYIPTRYGDVFGGGSATSHYTQAQAEQAIAFARDIYEEMKGIVQAGPQEAE
- a CDS encoding nucleotidyltransferase domain-containing protein; translated protein: MFKRGLKKRSDDAVARFVAQLGDEVRLRCVLVFGSYARGNFTEGSDIDVCVVADGLPADIFARRHLRGRTVIAGMSAMGFTPAEFLELLQAGNFLLLDIMADGVVVFDDGFYQQAREEYAVVVQRRGLVREEKGWRFRVEQPAGAK